In Mastigocladopsis repens PCC 10914, a single window of DNA contains:
- a CDS encoding AAA family ATPase: protein MISISSIVVQVKIYESTNSLVYRAIRKQDNIPVILKVLKDDYPTQNQLTRYKQEYKITRFLNQEGVIGVIQAESIQEYQRTLVIILEDFGGESLEKLMKASVGAYCPMPLPEFLSLAIKITDILGKIHATNVIHKDINPSNIVLNPKTGLLKIIDFGIATVLTRENPTFKNPNVIEGTLAYMSPEQTGRMNRTLDYRTDFYSLGVTFYELLTGKLPFATDDVLELVHCHIAQQPLPPHIVNSEIPLIVSDIVMKLMAKNAEQRYQSAWGLLADLEECLSQIQRNGKITEFPLFSLDISDKFQIPQKLYGRETEIATLLTAFERVASLQEKRVSERQQWQVEVSYPLSAHHSPFPSHSEMMLVTGYAGIGKSALVQEVYKPITQKRGYFIVGKFDQLGRNVPYSALVNAFQRLVRQLLSETEVQLQKWREKILAAVGANGQVIIDFIPEVELIIGKQLAVPELGPTASQNRFNLVFQNFIRVFCSQEHPLVIFLDDLQWVDSATLKLIELMMTDSETQYLFFIGAYRDNEVNPTHGLMMTLEELRKQGATINSVTLAPLELEPMCHLLAETLHSDISTARPLAELVLHKTLGNPFFINEFLKTLHTENLITFQSPHFGNKGGFWQWNLEQIKAKNITDNVVELMIGKLKKLPDVTQHILQLAACVGTDFDLNTLSMICEKSQSEIFTDLLLAVHDGLILPTSELDEALLIQNYQFLHDRVQQSAYALIDENQKQGVHLQIGRNLLQNTSSQTLSDRLFEIVDHLNFGVALITHPAERDEIARLNLLAGRKAKAATAYNAAKRYLTTGIELLTASSWQRQYDLTLALHELAAEVAYLCGDFDQMDRWATLVLQQAKTILDKVKVYEVKIQTCVAQNKHLEAVRIGLEVLEKLGVSLPSSLTQVDVQRRLEETKTSLRGKNLEDLVNLPVMTDAYKLAAMRILSSTSSPAYISVPVLLPLIICEQVNLSIKHGNTSFSAFAYATYGMILNAVVQDIEGADQFGQLALSLVERLNAKEIKSKTLITVAYGIIHGKHHIKETISLLQKGYQSGIENGDFEFASYAAAAKCQCSYFCGLELTQLKQEIAFYSHVLTQLKQEAPLSHAQICRQAVLNLLSTVENQCCLQGEAYNEEKFLPLYLAANDRTGLHYFYIHKLILCYLFGDFVQAVENATSAEQYLEGGTGQPTVPVFYFYDSLAQLAVYPSVLDSEGKHLLLKVTSNQEKMLKWAHHAPMNYLHKFYLVEAEKARVLGQILEAEEFYERAIQGANDNGYIQEEALAYELAAKFYLARGREKFAQTYMQEAHYCYSRWGAAALVKDLEAKYPQLLTRVMATTHTKNSPRTKGTTTGDRSGEALDLATIMKASQAMSREIVLDKLLGLFVKILIENAGAQTGFLILDKAGEWVIEASGEMDTTASRDGCNITVLQSLPVNNRLPTSIINYVVRTYESVVLNDATREGNFTLDPYIQEHQSKSILCTPLVNQGQLIGIAYLENNLSTGAFTQERLKLLKLLSSQAAIFIENAATQEELIQSEKMAELGQLIAGVAHEINTPLGAIRSCAGNICQFLNQTLLELPALLQSLSPQQVENFLALVQRSLQKQSTLSAKQERQLKRALKQQLEESEIENADTLADTLTDMGIYDEIDGFLPLFQRPDSSQILEIAYKLSGVKRGIQTINTATERAAKVVFALKNYARYDSSGQMRSADLIEGIETVLTLYHNQLKYGVEVRRNYGELPPVLCYPDELNQVWTNLIQNALQAMDYQGTLTIDVSVQSQQVKISFNDTGKGIPPEIQKRIFEPFFTTKPPGEGSGLGLDIVRKIIEKHQGIIEVESVPGKTTFCVFLPLRL from the coding sequence ATGATTTCCATAAGTAGCATTGTTGTTCAAGTAAAAATCTACGAAAGCACCAATTCTCTTGTTTATCGAGCTATCAGAAAACAGGATAATATACCTGTTATTCTCAAGGTTCTTAAGGATGACTATCCTACTCAAAATCAACTGACTCGCTACAAGCAGGAGTATAAAATTACCCGTTTTCTGAATCAAGAAGGGGTTATTGGGGTAATCCAGGCAGAAAGTATACAAGAATATCAGAGAACCCTAGTTATTATTCTTGAGGATTTTGGGGGAGAGTCCTTAGAAAAGTTGATGAAGGCATCAGTAGGGGCTTATTGCCCAATGCCCTTACCCGAATTTTTGAGCCTCGCCATTAAAATCACAGATATTCTGGGCAAAATTCACGCTACTAATGTCATCCACAAAGATATTAACCCCAGCAATATTGTTCTCAATCCAAAAACAGGACTGCTCAAAATTATCGATTTTGGCATTGCCACTGTTTTAACTCGTGAAAATCCTACCTTCAAAAATCCCAACGTCATAGAAGGCACATTAGCCTATATGTCACCAGAGCAAACCGGCAGGATGAATCGCACTCTGGATTATCGCACGGATTTTTACTCGCTAGGTGTCACGTTTTATGAACTGCTGACTGGAAAACTACCATTTGCCACTGATGACGTTTTGGAATTGGTGCATTGTCATATTGCTCAACAGCCACTTCCCCCCCACATAGTAAATTCAGAAATCCCCCTAATCGTGTCAGATATTGTTATGAAGTTGATGGCAAAAAATGCCGAACAACGATATCAAAGTGCTTGGGGATTACTAGCAGACTTAGAGGAGTGCCTATCTCAAATACAGCGTAACGGTAAGATCACAGAATTTCCACTCTTCAGTCTAGATATATCTGATAAATTTCAAATTCCCCAAAAACTGTATGGACGGGAAACAGAAATTGCCACCTTACTGACAGCATTTGAGAGAGTGGCGTCTTTGCAGGAGAAACGAGTCAGTGAAAGGCAACAGTGGCAAGTAGAGGTATCTTACCCACTCTCGGCGCACCATTCCCCATTTCCATCTCACAGCGAAATGATGCTGGTGACAGGGTATGCTGGCATCGGTAAGTCAGCGTTGGTACAAGAAGTCTATAAACCGATTACACAAAAACGCGGCTATTTTATTGTGGGGAAATTTGACCAATTAGGGCGCAATGTTCCTTACTCTGCTCTAGTGAACGCCTTTCAACGATTAGTGCGGCAACTGTTGAGTGAAACTGAGGTTCAACTGCAAAAATGGCGAGAAAAAATATTAGCAGCTGTGGGTGCGAATGGACAGGTGATTATTGATTTTATTCCCGAAGTAGAACTGATTATTGGCAAACAATTAGCTGTGCCAGAATTAGGACCAACCGCGTCACAAAATCGCTTTAACCTAGTCTTTCAAAACTTCATTCGGGTGTTCTGCTCACAAGAGCATCCCTTGGTCATCTTTCTGGATGATTTGCAGTGGGTAGACTCAGCAACGCTCAAATTAATTGAGTTAATGATGACCGATAGCGAGACGCAATACCTATTTTTCATAGGAGCGTATCGCGATAACGAAGTCAACCCAACTCATGGGTTGATGATGACACTTGAGGAGCTAAGAAAACAAGGAGCAACTATCAACTCTGTTACCTTAGCGCCATTAGAACTTGAGCCAATGTGTCACCTGCTTGCCGAAACGTTGCATAGTGATATCAGCACAGCTAGACCTTTAGCTGAGTTAGTACTGCATAAAACTCTTGGCAATCCTTTTTTTATCAACGAATTTCTCAAAACGCTACATACTGAAAATCTCATTACTTTTCAATCCCCTCACTTTGGAAACAAAGGGGGGTTCTGGCAATGGAATTTGGAGCAAATTAAAGCGAAGAACATCACTGACAATGTAGTGGAGTTGATGATTGGCAAGTTGAAGAAACTGCCCGATGTGACACAGCATATTTTACAATTGGCAGCTTGTGTGGGCACAGATTTCGACTTAAATACGCTTTCTATGATCTGTGAAAAATCACAAAGCGAAATTTTTACAGATTTATTGTTAGCAGTTCATGATGGATTAATTTTGCCCACATCCGAGTTAGACGAAGCTTTATTGATTCAAAATTATCAATTCCTGCATGACCGAGTTCAACAATCAGCTTATGCCTTAATTGATGAGAACCAAAAACAAGGTGTTCACTTACAAATTGGTCGCAATCTCCTACAGAATACGTCTTCACAGACATTATCAGACAGACTATTTGAGATAGTAGATCATCTCAATTTTGGGGTGGCACTTATCACTCATCCAGCAGAACGAGATGAAATAGCCAGATTGAATTTGCTGGCGGGTAGAAAAGCGAAGGCGGCGACAGCTTATAACGCTGCCAAAAGATATTTAACCACAGGCATAGAATTGCTGACAGCTTCTAGCTGGCAACGCCAGTATGACCTCACCTTGGCGCTGCATGAGTTAGCTGCAGAAGTGGCGTACTTGTGCGGCGACTTCGACCAGATGGACAGATGGGCAACGCTTGTCCTGCAACAAGCAAAAACTATTCTGGATAAAGTAAAAGTTTATGAGGTCAAAATCCAAACCTGTGTGGCGCAAAATAAACACCTCGAAGCTGTCAGGATTGGGCTAGAAGTTTTAGAGAAGCTGGGGGTGAGTTTACCCTCCTCGCTGACCCAAGTGGATGTTCAGCGGCGACTCGAGGAAACAAAGACTTCTTTGAGGGGGAAGAACCTAGAGGACTTGGTCAACCTGCCTGTTATGACAGATGCCTACAAGCTGGCAGCCATGCGTATCTTATCAAGCACGTCTTCTCCTGCCTATATAAGTGTGCCTGTACTATTGCCACTGATTATCTGTGAACAGGTGAATTTATCTATTAAACATGGAAATACTTCCTTTTCAGCCTTTGCCTATGCTACTTACGGCATGATCTTGAACGCGGTAGTCCAAGACATTGAAGGAGCTGATCAATTTGGTCAATTAGCTTTAAGTTTAGTGGAACGGCTCAATGCCAAGGAAATTAAGAGTAAGACATTGATTACTGTTGCATACGGCATAATTCATGGAAAACATCATATAAAGGAAACCATATCACTTCTCCAAAAGGGGTATCAAAGCGGAATAGAAAACGGAGATTTTGAATTTGCCAGCTATGCAGCAGCAGCTAAATGTCAATGTTCATATTTTTGTGGTTTAGAATTGACACAGCTAAAACAAGAGATAGCTTTCTACAGTCATGTCCTCACTCAACTTAAACAAGAAGCTCCTTTGAGTCATGCTCAAATCTGTCGTCAGGCAGTCCTTAACTTACTCTCGACAGTTGAAAATCAGTGCTGTTTACAGGGTGAGGCATACAACGAAGAGAAATTTCTACCGCTTTATTTGGCAGCAAATGACAGAACTGGACTTCACTACTTTTATATCCATAAACTTATCCTCTGCTATCTATTTGGGGATTTCGTTCAAGCTGTGGAAAATGCGACTTCTGCTGAACAGTATTTAGAGGGTGGGACAGGGCAGCCAACTGTGCCTGTGTTTTATTTCTACGATTCTTTAGCGCAGTTGGCGGTGTATCCATCTGTTCTTGATTCAGAAGGAAAACATTTGCTCCTTAAAGTGACAAGCAATCAGGAAAAGATGCTCAAATGGGCGCATCATGCCCCAATGAATTATCTGCATAAATTTTATTTAGTAGAGGCAGAGAAAGCGCGAGTTTTAGGTCAAATCCTTGAGGCTGAGGAGTTTTATGAACGAGCCATTCAAGGTGCAAATGACAACGGATACATTCAAGAAGAAGCATTGGCATATGAGTTAGCTGCAAAGTTTTACTTGGCGCGTGGTAGGGAGAAGTTTGCCCAAACTTATATGCAAGAGGCACACTATTGCTACAGCCGCTGGGGAGCAGCTGCCTTGGTCAAAGATTTGGAAGCTAAATACCCACAGTTACTGACGCGGGTCATGGCGACGACTCACACAAAAAACTCGCCCAGGACAAAGGGTACTACCACTGGTGATCGCTCTGGGGAAGCATTAGATTTAGCAACGATAATGAAAGCATCCCAAGCAATGTCCCGTGAAATCGTACTGGATAAGTTACTCGGTTTGTTTGTCAAGATATTAATCGAAAATGCTGGAGCGCAAACAGGCTTTCTAATTTTGGATAAAGCAGGGGAATGGGTGATTGAAGCCTCAGGGGAAATGGATACAACAGCCAGTAGAGATGGTTGTAACATTACGGTGTTGCAATCACTCCCAGTTAATAACCGCCTACCTACATCCATCATCAACTATGTTGTCCGCACTTATGAAAGTGTCGTCTTAAATGATGCCACGCGCGAGGGCAACTTCACACTTGACCCTTACATCCAAGAGCATCAGAGCAAATCTATCTTGTGTACGCCGCTTGTCAATCAAGGTCAACTGATAGGAATTGCGTATCTGGAAAATAATCTCAGTACTGGAGCATTTACACAGGAGCGATTGAAACTCCTGAAACTGTTATCCTCCCAAGCTGCCATTTTTATTGAAAATGCTGCTACTCAAGAAGAACTGATTCAATCGGAAAAAATGGCAGAACTGGGACAGTTAATTGCTGGCGTGGCTCATGAAATCAATACACCACTGGGAGCAATTCGCTCCTGTGCAGGTAATATTTGTCAATTCTTGAATCAAACTCTGTTAGAGTTACCTGCACTCTTGCAATCCCTCTCCCCACAACAAGTAGAGAATTTTTTAGCTTTAGTGCAAAGGTCACTGCAAAAACAATCTACATTATCCGCCAAACAAGAGCGTCAATTGAAGCGAGCCTTAAAGCAGCAACTAGAAGAATCTGAGATTGAAAATGCAGATACGCTTGCCGATACGCTCACAGATATGGGCATTTACGACGAAATCGATGGCTTTTTGCCGTTGTTCCAAAGACCAGATAGTTCACAAATCCTAGAAATCGCCTATAAACTTTCGGGAGTCAAAAGAGGCATTCAGACCATCAACACCGCTACAGAACGTGCCGCCAAAGTAGTGTTTGCCTTAAAAAATTATGCCCGTTATGATTCCTCAGGTCAAATGAGGTCAGCAGATCTGATTGAGGGGATTGAAACCGTACTCACCCTTTATCATAATCAACTCAAATATGGGGTAGAGGTGAGAAGGAACTATGGTGAGTTACCCCCAGTACTATGTTATCCTGATGAGCTCAATCAGGTGTGGACAAACCTCATCCAGAATGCCTTACAAGCGATGGATTATCAGGGCACTTTAACTATTGATGTCTCTGTGCAATCCCAGCAAGTGAAGATTAGCTTCAACGACACAGGCAAGGGAATACCACCAGAGATTCAAAAGAGAATTTTTGAGCCATTTTTCACGACTAAACCTCCAGGGGAGGGGAGTGGATTGGGCTTGGATATTGTCAGGAAGATTATTGAGAAACATCAGGGGATAATTGAGGTGGAGTCAGTGCCAGGAAAGACTACATTTTGTGTGTTCCTGCCACTGCGTTTGTAA
- a CDS encoding transposase: MILIDSQAVKNTCNASVESKGFCFYKATNGIKRHLAVDILGFPFFTHCTTANVSDDQGLIEMLSQNIDYFQSKPLELPKTTILVDHGYHPEKIIPALEQIYPQIMTKIQFELSAKPSKAEKQAKGQSGFVPVAARWVIERSNAWVERCKSLVKNFDRTLARANAKLKLCFIRLMLKRLAAS; this comes from the coding sequence CTGATCCTGATTGATTCACAAGCGGTCAAAAATACTTGTAATGCCAGTGTTGAGTCGAAAGGGTTTTGTTTTTACAAAGCAACCAACGGGATTAAAAGACATCTAGCAGTGGATATATTGGGTTTCCCTTTCTTCACTCACTGCACCACCGCCAACGTATCTGATGACCAGGGGTTGATTGAAATGCTCTCACAAAATATCGATTATTTCCAATCTAAACCACTGGAATTGCCCAAAACAACTATCTTGGTAGATCATGGCTATCATCCTGAAAAAATTATCCCGGCCTTAGAGCAAATTTATCCCCAGATCATGACCAAAATCCAATTTGAACTCTCTGCCAAGCCATCAAAAGCTGAAAAGCAAGCCAAAGGACAATCCGGATTTGTTCCGGTGGCTGCTAGATGGGTGATAGAGAGATCCAATGCTTGGGTAGAGCGATGTAAAAGTTTAGTCAAAAACTTTGACCGCACACTCGCTCGTGCCAATGCCAAGCTCAAACTTTGTTTTATCCGATTGATGCTCAAACGATTAGCTGCTAGCTAG
- a CDS encoding transposase produces MGYSSDVTDLEWEIIEPLLPTKKKTRPPVWTKRQILNGIFYQLKNGCNWADLPRDLPPYSTVFWHYKQWCEDGILDSIMANLHQGVREQVKKNHTGQP; encoded by the coding sequence ATGGGATATTCAAGCGACGTGACAGACTTGGAATGGGAAATTATCGAGCCGTTATTGCCGACCAAGAAGAAAACAAGACCTCCTGTGTGGACAAAGAGGCAAATATTGAACGGGATATTTTATCAACTTAAGAATGGTTGCAACTGGGCAGACTTACCCAGAGATTTGCCGCCCTATTCTACTGTGTTCTGGCATTACAAGCAGTGGTGTGAAGATGGCATCCTGGACTCAATTATGGCTAATTTACATCAGGGAGTGCGTGAACAAGTAAAAAAAAACCACACTGGACAACCCTGA
- the nuoB gene encoding NADH-quinone oxidoreductase subunit NuoB produces MTNSVIHSIERAEVTQQLSENVIFTTLDDLYDWAKMSSLYPLMFGTACCFMEFMAAYASRFDMERYGMIPRATPRQADLLITAGTITMKYAPNLVRLYEQMPEPKYVIAMGACTITGGMFSVDSPTTVRGVDKLIPVDVYIPGCPPRPEAVIDAIIKLRKKIANESIQERQRTQQTHRYYSIPHCMKVVSPIHNGQYLRNVSREAPSKEMTEATGLPLPLALQHQKSDLSTQTHG; encoded by the coding sequence ATGACTAACTCTGTTATTCATTCAATTGAGCGTGCTGAAGTAACGCAACAACTTTCGGAAAATGTCATCTTCACAACCCTAGATGACCTCTATGACTGGGCAAAAATGTCCAGTCTGTATCCATTAATGTTTGGCACAGCTTGCTGCTTCATGGAGTTTATGGCTGCCTATGCTTCTCGGTTTGACATGGAGCGATATGGGATGATTCCCCGTGCCACTCCCCGACAGGCAGACTTGTTGATTACCGCAGGTACAATCACGATGAAGTACGCTCCTAACCTGGTGCGACTTTATGAACAAATGCCAGAACCCAAGTACGTCATTGCAATGGGAGCTTGCACAATTACAGGCGGGATGTTCAGCGTAGATTCTCCCACCACTGTTCGAGGCGTGGATAAGTTAATTCCAGTCGATGTCTACATTCCGGGATGTCCACCCCGACCAGAGGCAGTCATAGATGCGATTATTAAACTACGTAAGAAGATTGCCAACGAAAGCATCCAGGAACGGCAGAGAACCCAACAAACACACCGCTATTACAGCATTCCTCACTGCATGAAGGTCGTGTCTCCCATCCACAATGGGCAATACTTGAGGAATGTATCACGGGAAGCTCCATCCAAGGAAATGACTGAAGCAACAGGATTGCCTTTACCCTTGGCGCTTCAACACCAGAAATCGGATTTATCAACACAGACTCATGGCTGA
- a CDS encoding 4-hydroxybenzoate solanesyltransferase, which translates to MLTTPESNTEPMLFVIIRLLRWHKPEGRLILMIPALWAVFLAAAGKPPLPLVGVIVLGTLATSAAGCVVNDLWDRDIDPQVERTRDRPLASRALSIKVGIIVAIVAMACAAVLAFYLNPLSFWLCVAAVPVILLYPGAKRVFPIPQLVLSIAWGFGVLISWSAVTHNLSLPTWLLWSATLLWTLGFDTVYAMSDREDDQRVGINSSALFFGEYAAVAIGIFFAGTVFLLGWLGVIMHLRPTFWISLAIATVGWAWQYTRLRQKDLPNSAYGEMFRQNVWIGFIVLAGMIVGSL; encoded by the coding sequence ATGCTTACTACGCCAGAAAGCAACACCGAACCCATGTTGTTTGTGATTATCCGGCTTTTGCGGTGGCATAAACCAGAAGGACGGTTAATTTTGATGATTCCCGCTCTTTGGGCTGTGTTTTTGGCAGCCGCTGGAAAACCACCTTTACCCCTGGTTGGCGTTATCGTCCTAGGTACTCTTGCCACAAGTGCTGCTGGGTGTGTTGTCAATGATTTGTGGGATAGAGATATAGATCCACAAGTGGAAAGAACTCGCGATCGCCCTCTTGCTTCCCGTGCGCTTTCTATAAAAGTCGGCATCATAGTTGCCATAGTGGCGATGGCATGTGCTGCAGTTCTTGCTTTTTATCTTAACCCACTCTCATTTTGGTTGTGTGTAGCAGCAGTTCCAGTCATTTTGCTTTATCCAGGTGCAAAACGGGTGTTTCCTATCCCGCAACTGGTTCTTTCTATCGCTTGGGGTTTTGGTGTTTTGATTAGCTGGAGTGCGGTAACGCATAACCTTTCACTTCCCACCTGGCTCCTTTGGAGTGCCACTTTACTATGGACATTAGGATTTGATACTGTTTACGCTATGAGTGACAGAGAGGATGACCAGCGAGTTGGTATCAATTCTAGCGCTCTGTTTTTCGGTGAATACGCGGCTGTTGCGATTGGGATTTTCTTTGCAGGTACCGTGTTTTTACTCGGTTGGCTAGGCGTGATTATGCACTTGCGCCCTACCTTTTGGATAAGTCTTGCTATTGCTACTGTGGGTTGGGCTTGGCAGTATACACGCTTAAGACAGAAAGACTTACCTAACTCTGCTTATGGAGAAATGTTCCGGCAAAATGTGTGGATTGGTTTTATCGTACTTGCTGGAATGATTGTTGGAAGCTTGTAG
- a CDS encoding Ppx/GppA phosphatase family protein produces the protein MVNLVSASWESLPTQTVKQHPIIAAIDLGTNSLHMVIVRIEPILPSFTIIAREKETVRLGDRDLDTGNLKAEVMKRAIATLRRFQEIAQTLNAETIIAVATSAVRESPNGKDFLQRVEDELGLSVDLISGQEEARRIYLGVLSGMEFNNQPHIIIDIGGGSTELILGDSHEARTLTSTKVGAVRLTSELITTDPISNAEFQYLQAYPRAMLERSVEEVLANLKVDEIPRLVGTSGTIETLVMIQAREKQSSVPSTLNGYELSLKDLREWVNRLRKMSHSERTAIPGMPEKRSEVILAGAVILQEAMNLLGVESITVCERSLREGVIVDWMLAHGFIENRLRYQGSVRHRSVLKIANKYHVNLEHSDRVAVFALSIFDQTKGTLHNWGAEERQLLQAAAILHNCGHYVSHSSHHKHSYYLIRNSELLGYNETEIEIIANLARYHRKSNPKKKHENYRNLVSKTARQIVNQLSAILRLAVALDRRQIGAITRVQCEHLSEKQEFKLRLFPSRADDDCALEIWSLDYKKVLFEAEFGVKLMANLEMNTAVLN, from the coding sequence ATGGTGAATTTAGTTTCAGCTAGCTGGGAGAGTCTTCCAACTCAAACAGTTAAGCAACACCCGATTATTGCTGCTATTGACTTGGGAACCAATTCACTACATATGGTAATCGTGCGAATTGAACCCATATTGCCGTCTTTTACCATTATCGCCCGAGAAAAAGAAACCGTAAGACTCGGCGATCGCGATCTTGACACGGGGAATTTGAAAGCAGAAGTGATGAAAAGGGCGATCGCTACCTTAAGACGTTTTCAAGAGATAGCACAAACTCTCAATGCCGAAACCATCATTGCTGTCGCAACTAGTGCTGTGCGAGAATCCCCCAACGGCAAAGATTTTTTGCAAAGAGTAGAAGACGAATTGGGTTTAAGCGTTGACCTGATTTCTGGTCAAGAAGAAGCGCGGCGAATTTACCTAGGCGTGCTGTCGGGGATGGAATTTAACAACCAACCCCACATCATTATAGATATCGGTGGCGGTTCCACAGAATTAATTTTGGGCGACTCTCACGAAGCGCGAACCCTCACCAGTACAAAAGTTGGCGCAGTTAGACTCACTAGCGAGTTAATCACCACTGATCCTATCAGCAACGCTGAGTTTCAGTATTTACAAGCATACCCACGCGCAATGTTAGAACGTTCCGTTGAAGAGGTGCTGGCGAACCTCAAGGTAGACGAAATTCCCCGTTTGGTAGGAACTTCCGGCACAATTGAAACTCTGGTAATGATTCAAGCGCGAGAGAAACAGAGTTCCGTTCCTTCAACACTCAATGGTTATGAACTAAGTCTAAAAGACTTGCGGGAGTGGGTTAATCGCTTGCGGAAAATGAGTCATTCAGAACGCACTGCGATTCCCGGTATGCCAGAGAAACGGTCTGAAGTTATACTTGCAGGCGCAGTCATCCTACAAGAAGCAATGAACCTTTTGGGGGTTGAGTCGATCACGGTGTGCGAGCGTTCTCTTAGGGAAGGTGTCATTGTAGACTGGATGCTTGCCCACGGCTTCATTGAAAATCGCCTGCGCTACCAAGGTTCAGTGCGTCACCGAAGTGTTCTCAAAATTGCGAACAAGTACCACGTCAATTTAGAACACAGCGATAGGGTGGCAGTTTTTGCCCTCAGCATATTTGACCAGACCAAAGGGACACTCCACAACTGGGGAGCAGAAGAACGGCAACTACTTCAGGCTGCGGCGATATTACACAATTGCGGTCATTATGTCAGTCATTCTTCGCATCACAAACACTCTTACTATCTCATTCGCAATAGTGAATTACTTGGCTATAACGAAACAGAGATAGAAATTATTGCTAATTTAGCGCGTTATCATCGCAAATCGAATCCCAAGAAAAAGCACGAAAATTACCGTAATTTGGTGAGTAAAACTGCTCGGCAAATCGTCAATCAGTTGAGCGCTATTTTAAGATTGGCAGTGGCTTTAGATAGGCGACAAATTGGAGCAATTACACGAGTGCAATGTGAACATTTGTCTGAAAAACAGGAATTTAAACTCAGACTTTTTCCATCCCGCGCCGATGATGACTGTGCTTTAGAAATTTGGAGTTTGGATTACAAAAAAGTTTTATTTGAAGCAGAATTTGGTGTGAAATTAATGGCGAATTTAGAGATGAATACCGCTGTCCTTAATTAG
- a CDS encoding DMT family transporter, with the protein MQLKTSASRLPLATVLLIAPFFLWGTAMVAMKGIIPHTTPLFMAGVRLIPAGVLILIAAALMGRPQPKGWIAWLWIALFALVDGTLFQGFLAEGLLRTGAGLGSVMIDSQPLAVALLSLWLFQEHIGFWGWLGLALGVIGISLIGLPQEWIFHFLESGTIVETLQAMSLQQLFASGEWLMLLAALSMAVGTVLIRFVSRHADPVMATGWHMIIGGLPLWWISSVAESGQLQNIVPSDWLALSYATVFGSAIAYGLFFYFASSGNLTSLSSLTFLTPVFALLFGNLLLKEVLSPLQWGGVSLTLVSIYLINQRETLSGTSNKSATSEKTLTQQQQVLEANTKKLNQVTLRVRKSEPEMLP; encoded by the coding sequence ATGCAACTGAAGACCAGTGCATCTCGACTACCCCTCGCAACAGTACTCTTGATAGCTCCCTTTTTCCTATGGGGTACAGCTATGGTGGCGATGAAAGGAATCATCCCTCACACCACACCATTGTTTATGGCGGGAGTGCGTTTAATACCTGCTGGAGTACTTATTCTGATAGCAGCAGCACTCATGGGTAGACCTCAACCCAAGGGTTGGATTGCATGGCTGTGGATTGCCTTATTTGCCTTGGTGGATGGAACGCTATTTCAAGGCTTTTTAGCCGAGGGATTACTCAGAACGGGTGCTGGTTTGGGGTCTGTGATGATTGACTCTCAACCCTTGGCTGTGGCATTGCTGTCTTTGTGGTTATTCCAAGAACACATTGGATTTTGGGGATGGTTGGGACTCGCCTTGGGAGTCATAGGCATTAGTTTAATTGGCTTGCCGCAGGAGTGGATTTTCCATTTTCTAGAGTCAGGTACGATTGTAGAAACGTTGCAAGCAATGTCTCTCCAACAGTTGTTTGCCAGTGGCGAGTGGTTGATGCTGTTAGCGGCGCTGAGTATGGCAGTGGGAACTGTGTTGATCCGGTTCGTAAGCCGCCATGCTGACCCTGTCATGGCTACGGGATGGCACATGATTATAGGTGGCTTGCCATTATGGTGGATTTCATCAGTTGCAGAATCTGGGCAGTTGCAGAACATTGTCCCATCTGATTGGTTAGCGTTGAGTTACGCTACAGTGTTTGGCAGTGCGATCGCCTACGGATTGTTTTTCTATTTTGCCTCTAGCGGCAATCTCACCAGTCTCAGTTCCCTGACCTTCCTCACACCTGTCTTTGCTTTGCTATTTGGCAATTTGTTACTCAAAGAAGTTCTCAGTCCGTTGCAGTGGGGAGGAGTCAGCCTAACTTTGGTTAGTATCTATCTCATTAACCAGCGCGAAACCCTCTCAGGAACAAGCAACAAGAGTGCTACAAGTGAGAAAACTCTGACACAGCAACAACAAGTTTTAGAAGCAAATACAAAGAAGCTGAACCAAGTTACCCTACGTGTGAGAAAATCTGAACCAGAGATGCTGCCTTGA